In Bos taurus isolate L1 Dominette 01449 registration number 42190680 breed Hereford chromosome 11, ARS-UCD2.0, whole genome shotgun sequence, one DNA window encodes the following:
- the UCK1 gene encoding uridine-cytidine kinase 1 isoform X1, producing MELLGQNEVDHRQRKLVILSQDRFYKVLTAEQKAKALKGQYNFDHPDAFDNDLMHRTLKNIVEGKTVEVPTYDFVTHSRLAETTVVYPADVVLFEGILVFYSQEIRDMFHLRLFVDTDSDVRLSRRVLRDVQRGRDLEQILTQYTTFVKPAFEEFCLPTKKYADVIIPRGVDNMVAINLIVQHIQDILNGDICKWHRAGANGRSHKRTFPEPGEHPAVLASGKRSHLESSSRPH from the exons ATGGAGCTGCTGGGACAGAATGAAGTGGATCACCGGCAGCGCAAGCTGGTCATCTTGAGCCAAGACAGGTTCTATAAGGTCCTGACCGCGGAGCAGAAGGCCAAGGCCTTGAAGGGACAGTACAACTTCGACCACCCAG ATGCTTTTGATAACGATTTGATGCACAGGACTCTGAAAAACATCGTGGAGGGCAAAACGGTCGAGGTCCCCACCTATGATTTTGTGACACACTCAAG GCTCGCGGAGACCACGGTGGTCTACCCCGCAGACGTGGTCCTGTTCGAGGGCATCCTGGTCTTCTACAGCCAGGAGATACGGGACATGTTCCACCTGCGCCTCTTCGTGGACACCGACTCCGACGTCAGGCTGTCTCGGAGAG TTCTCCGGGATGTGCAGCGGGGCCGGGACCTGGAGCAGATCCTGACGCAGTACACCACCTTCGTCAAGCCAGCCTTCGAGGAGTTCTGCCTGCCG ACAAAGAAGTACGCAGACGTGATCATCCCTCGAGGGGTTGACAACATGG TGGCCATCAACCTCATCGTGCAGCACATCCAGGACATCCTCAACGGCGACATCTGCAAGTGGCACCGCGCGGGGGCCAACGGGCGCAGCCACAAGAGGACATTCCCAGAGCCGGGGGAGCACCCTGCGGTACTGGCCTCGGGCAAGCGCTCGCACCTGGAG
- the UCK1 gene encoding uridine-cytidine kinase 1, with the protein MASAGGGDCEGAGPEADRPHQRPFLIGVSGGTASGKSTVCEKIMELLGQNEVDHRQRKLVILSQDRFYKVLTAEQKAKALKGQYNFDHPDAFDNDLMHRTLKNIVEGKTVEVPTYDFVTHSRLAETTVVYPADVVLFEGILVFYSQEIRDMFHLRLFVDTDSDVRLSRRVLRDVQRGRDLEQILTQYTTFVKPAFEEFCLPTKKYADVIIPRGVDNMVAINLIVQHIQDILNGDICKWHRAGANGRSHKRTFPEPGEHPAVLASGKRSHLESSSRPH; encoded by the exons ATGGCTTCGGCTGGAGGCGGCGACTGCGAGGGCGCCGGGCCCGAGGCGGACCGTCCTCACCAGCGGCCCTTCTTGATCGGCGTGAGCGGCGGCACCGCGAGCGGCAAG TCCACTGTGTGCGAGAAGATCATGGAGCTGCTGGGACAGAATGAAGTGGATCACCGGCAGCGCAAGCTGGTCATCTTGAGCCAAGACAGGTTCTATAAGGTCCTGACCGCGGAGCAGAAGGCCAAGGCCTTGAAGGGACAGTACAACTTCGACCACCCAG ATGCTTTTGATAACGATTTGATGCACAGGACTCTGAAAAACATCGTGGAGGGCAAAACGGTCGAGGTCCCCACCTATGATTTTGTGACACACTCAAG GCTCGCGGAGACCACGGTGGTCTACCCCGCAGACGTGGTCCTGTTCGAGGGCATCCTGGTCTTCTACAGCCAGGAGATACGGGACATGTTCCACCTGCGCCTCTTCGTGGACACCGACTCCGACGTCAGGCTGTCTCGGAGAG TTCTCCGGGATGTGCAGCGGGGCCGGGACCTGGAGCAGATCCTGACGCAGTACACCACCTTCGTCAAGCCAGCCTTCGAGGAGTTCTGCCTGCCG ACAAAGAAGTACGCAGACGTGATCATCCCTCGAGGGGTTGACAACATGG TGGCCATCAACCTCATCGTGCAGCACATCCAGGACATCCTCAACGGCGACATCTGCAAGTGGCACCGCGCGGGGGCCAACGGGCGCAGCCACAAGAGGACATTCCCAGAGCCGGGGGAGCACCCTGCGGTACTGGCCTCGGGCAAGCGCTCGCACCTGGAG